The Micromonospora sp. NBC_00421 DNA window CCACGGGAGACCCCGGCGTGGCTGGCGACCACCGTGGTGGTGGTGCCCGACCAGCCGTACCGGACCAGGCAGTCGACAGTCGCTTCGAGCAGCCGGGCCCGGGTGGCGCGGCTGCGCTCCTGTTGGGGGACGCGGGTCGATGCGGCGGACACGGGGACAGCGTGCCGCCGCCGAAACAAACAGTCAAGCTTGACTTTTTCTGTGGCATCGGCTGATCGTTCCGGTCGGGCCCCAGGGGAGTGCGGCAGGGATCGGGGAGAGTTGTCGCCGCTCCCGCTCCCCGCACCCGCGATCGGGCCGAGGCGACCGAGCGGGTCACCGGGGAGAACCGCGGGCCGCCAGCCGGCACCGCCCCTGCCGGAACCGGGCCGGGACCGGTCGCGAACGAGCCAGGGCCGCCGGTCGGGGCGGCCCTGGCTCGGTGTGTACGTGGTGCCGGGTCAGACCCGCGCGCGGCGGGCGAGACGCTCCGGGTCGAGGATGATGATGCTCTTGCCGTCCAGTCGCAGCCAGCCACGGGAGGCGAAGTCGGCGAGCGCCTTGTTGACCGTCTCCCGGGAGGCGCCGACGAGCTGGGCGATCTCCTCCTGGGTCAGGTCGTGGGTCACCCGCAGCACGCCGCCGTCGCGGGTGCCGAACCGGCCGGCCATCTGGAGCAGGTTCTTGGCGACCCGGCCCGGCACGTCGGTGAAGATCAGGTCGGCCAGCGAGTCGTTCGTCCGGCGCAGCCTACGGGCGAGCACCCGCAGCAACTGCTCGGCGATCTCGGGCCGGTTGTTCAGCCAGGGGCGCAGGGCCTGCTTGCGCAGCCGTACCAGCCGGGTGTCGGTGACCGCCGTGGCCGTGGCCGTACGCGGGCCGGGGTCGAAGAGCGAGAGCTCACCGACCATGTCCGACGGGCCCATCACGGCGATCAGGTTCTGCCGGCCGTCGGCTGCCCGACGCCCCACCTTGATCTTGCCGGACAGGAGGATGTAGAGACTGTCGCCGGGCTCGCCCTCGTTGAAGACGATCTCGCCTTTGCGGACGTCGATCGTCTCCATCTCTTTGGCGAGCGCCTCGGCAGCCTCCGGGTCGACACCCTGGAAGATCCCGCTGCGAGCCAGTACCTCGTCCATCGCGCACCTCCGGTTGCGCGCTGCCGTCCCTCGGCCGGGTCCGCCGTCCGCTGATCCCTCGCGCGCCGCCAAGTCTAGGCGCATGTGAGGACGAATCAGAGCTGCACCCCTGGAAACTTGATCGTTGGGCGTAACCTCGCCGACCCGATCGGCCCTTATGATCATCCGCCCGAACCACCTGGTCACCGGCGGTGGCCGCCGCTGGTCGTAGGGTGTCCGGGTGCTGAGCGACCCCGTGCTGACCCACCGCCCCGAGGACGGATGGGATATTCCGCTACTCGTGTGGCGGGCCCGCCGGCCCCTGCGGGCGGTCAGCTCCGGCCCGCTCGGTGGCGGTGTCGGCGTACGCAACTGGGTGGTCAACGCGACAGTGCCGATGTCGTACCGCCGGGACGACCCGGCGACCCACCTGGCCGCGCTCGCCGACCGGCTCGGCCTCGACGGGCCCGGGATCGGCCTGCTCACCGGCGTGGACGTCGCCGAGGTGGTGACCCGGACCGACACCGGCGTACGGGCCTGGGCCACCGTCGGCCTCGGCACCCCCCTCTGGGCCGCCGTCCCGGCGGAGGCCGTGGTGCCGGCTCCTGCCGGGGTGTCGGGTACCGCGCCGGTGCAGCGGGTCGGGACGGTCAACATCGTCGTCTACGTGCCGGCGGCGCTCGGGGACGCCGCGCTGGTGAACGCCGTCGCCACCGCGACCGAGGCGAAGTGCCAGGCGATCGGGGAACTGGGCCTGCCGGGCACCGGTACCCCCACCGACTCGGTCACCGTGCTCTGCCCCGCCGGTGGGCCCGCCCTCCCGACCGAGCCGTACGGGGGACCCCGGTCGACCTGGGGCGCCCCGCTCGCCCGGGCCGTCCACGCGGCCGTCCGGGCCGGCGGGTCGGTCTCCTGCGTCCCGTGGTCGGAGCGGCGGACGGGCTGAACTTCCGTCCGATCGGCCGTCGTGGGTCGATTACCCACCCGGTAGCGTCGCGGGCGATGTACTCTGCCGCCTTCTCGAAGCCCCGTCCCCGCCGCCGCGCCGTGCTCGCCTCCGGCGCGCTGCTCGCCGTGCTCCTCGCAGGCTGTTCCCAGCCCGACGACTCCCCGGAGCCGGTCTGGCGTCCGGGCGGCGGTGGTGGTGCCAGCGGTTCCCCGGTGCCGAGCGGCGCAGCGGCCGACAAGGGCGCGGCGGTCACCCTCTCGGCCACCGGCGACATCGTGATGGGGATGGCCCCGTCCCGGTTGCCCGCCAACGGCGGCAAGGGCTTCTTCGACGAGGTCGAGGGAGCACTCAAGGCCGACCTGGTGATGGGCAACCTGGAGGAGCCGCTCACCACCGACACCGGCACCGGCAAGTGCGGCGCCGACTCCAGCAACTGCTACCAGTTCCGGGTTCCGCCGGAGTACGCCGGCCACCTCAAGGACGCCGGTTTCCAGCTGCTCAACCAGGCCAACAACCACGGTTACGACTTCGGGCCGCAGGGCTACGAGAACACCCGGCAGGCGCTGGAGAAGCACGGCCTGAAGCACACCGGTGCGCCGGACCAGATCACCGTGGTCGAGGTCGGCGGGGTGAAGGTCGCGGTGGCCGGCTTCTCGTCGTACCCCTGGTCGAACAGCCTGGTCGACATCGACGCCGCCAAGGGAGTGGTCGAGAAGGCCGCCACCATGGCCGACCTGGTCGTGGTGCAGGTGCACATGGGCGGCGAGGGGTCGGACAAGACCCGGGTCCGCCCCGGCACCGAGATGTTCCTCGGCGAGAACCGGGGCGACCCGGTGAAGTTCTCCCACGCCATGATCGACGCCGGGGCCGACCTGATCGTCGGACACGGCCCGCACGTGCTGCGCGGGATGGAGTTCTACCAGGGCCGGCTGATCGCGTACAGCCTGGGTAACTTCGCCGGGGGTGCCCGGTCGCTCAACCCGACCGGCCGGCTCGGCTGGGGCGGGGTGCTGAAGGTCTCCCTCAAGCCGGACGGCAGCTTCGCGGGCGGCTCGTTCACCTCCACCCGGATGAGTTCGGTGGGCAAGCCGACGATGGATTCGGCCGACCAGGGGCTCGGCCTGGTCAAGCAGCTCAGTGGCAACGACTTCCCGCGTACCGGGGCGCGGTTCGACGGCAAGGGGAAGATCAGCCCGCCCGAGGCCGGCTGACCGCCCGTCGCCGTACCCGGCTGGCGTGGGCGCGACGGGGCCGGCTGGCGTGGGCGCGACGGGCCGGCGGGGTGGCGACGTAGGCTGGCCGGCGTGACCATCAGCTCTCCCGGCCGGGTCGAGACGGACCTCGGCCGTACCCGGCGTGCCCGGCGGATCGGTCGGGCGTTGACCGAGGCGCACCCCGACGCCCACTGCGAACTCGACCACTCCAATGCGCTGGAGTTGGCCGTCGCCACGATCCTCTCCGCGCAGTGCACCGACAAGAAGGTCAACGAGGTCACCCCGAAGCTCTTCACCAGGTACCCGACGGCGGCCGACTACGCCGGGGCGGACCGGGCCGAGTTGGAGGAGCTGATCCGGCCGACCGGCTTCTACCGCAACAAGACCGACTCGCTGAT harbors:
- a CDS encoding CapA family protein → MYSAAFSKPRPRRRAVLASGALLAVLLAGCSQPDDSPEPVWRPGGGGGASGSPVPSGAAADKGAAVTLSATGDIVMGMAPSRLPANGGKGFFDEVEGALKADLVMGNLEEPLTTDTGTGKCGADSSNCYQFRVPPEYAGHLKDAGFQLLNQANNHGYDFGPQGYENTRQALEKHGLKHTGAPDQITVVEVGGVKVAVAGFSSYPWSNSLVDIDAAKGVVEKAATMADLVVVQVHMGGEGSDKTRVRPGTEMFLGENRGDPVKFSHAMIDAGADLIVGHGPHVLRGMEFYQGRLIAYSLGNFAGGARSLNPTGRLGWGGVLKVSLKPDGSFAGGSFTSTRMSSVGKPTMDSADQGLGLVKQLSGNDFPRTGARFDGKGKISPPEAG
- a CDS encoding Crp/Fnr family transcriptional regulator — translated: MDEVLARSGIFQGVDPEAAEALAKEMETIDVRKGEIVFNEGEPGDSLYILLSGKIKVGRRAADGRQNLIAVMGPSDMVGELSLFDPGPRTATATAVTDTRLVRLRKQALRPWLNNRPEIAEQLLRVLARRLRRTNDSLADLIFTDVPGRVAKNLLQMAGRFGTRDGGVLRVTHDLTQEEIAQLVGASRETVNKALADFASRGWLRLDGKSIIILDPERLARRARV
- a CDS encoding adenosylcobinamide amidohydrolase, coding for MLSDPVLTHRPEDGWDIPLLVWRARRPLRAVSSGPLGGGVGVRNWVVNATVPMSYRRDDPATHLAALADRLGLDGPGIGLLTGVDVAEVVTRTDTGVRAWATVGLGTPLWAAVPAEAVVPAPAGVSGTAPVQRVGTVNIVVYVPAALGDAALVNAVATATEAKCQAIGELGLPGTGTPTDSVTVLCPAGGPALPTEPYGGPRSTWGAPLARAVHAAVRAGGSVSCVPWSERRTG